The Salvelinus sp. IW2-2015 linkage group LG6.2, ASM291031v2, whole genome shotgun sequence genome window below encodes:
- the LOC111965620 gene encoding toll-like receptor 6, translating into MRAMAVTLWAVAALMEVHQSTPSSSEIHTIIVNLSSKNISSVPRNLPPCTEALDLSQNNIHKLGHEDFQVTTHLRFLNLSWNVLEDIDPETFHPTPLLESLDLSHNQLQNLSDQRYLLLALNLRDLDLTFNMFHTMTLGVEFHSLTKLERLGLGAKIIRVEDFINIPDVHLQTLTLRLENLTAYESGSLSDVQAEKVSIGLTNKPTDRNLIADALLMFNEVELMGMNISGYPSYLVELVKERRAVNTTHLYLTNMAITWKHLTNTINAVFESPIIHLSTSDVAIHIPPLSDTPGRNTSHTKSFSARRAEVVSFFFSLEVLCNFFINMPVERLAMTETSIIHMTCPKSPSGILQLDFSDCALTDTVFSRVEQQIIVECTTLNKVNTLVLRGNNLRCLQTLSKRVQNMISLRHLDLSLNSLVYSGQECHWPPNIIHLNLSSNGLSESVFSCLPNGTVSLDLQNNQIFTVPETLLALDSLLALDLSANRLRDLPVCAGFPHLKYLLLRENSLHAPSVSVLETCPVLQALDASRNPFTCTCGLRGFRDLGAGTGLGSGHPAIQLLHWPGAYRCSYPEAWRNSTLEGFQIPEISCNVGLLATAILCPAVAVIIVMVTLCHHLDVPWYLGMIWQWTRAKHRARTQQVRPEEMEGVVFHAFVSYSQHDADWVKGQLLPNLEGSGGGLHICRHERDFVPGKTIVENIIQCVERSRRCVFVLSRHFVRSEWCHYELYFASHQRLTRGSDSVILVLLEPLPQYMIPSKYYQLKAMMGRHTYLEWPQDRGKHRLFWANLRAALQADLPTAPVRDDMDE; encoded by the coding sequence ATGAGGGCTATGGCAGTCACCCTCTGGGCCGTGGCTGCGTTAATGGAAGTCCATCAGagcaccccctcctcctcagAAATCCATACCATTATTGTCAACCTCTCCTCCAAAAACATATCCTCTGTTCCCAGAAACCTACCTCCATGCACCGAAGCCCTGGACCTCTCCCAGAACAACATACACAAACTTGGCCATGAGGATTTCCAAGTCACAACTCACCTGAGATTCCTCAACTTGTCTTGGAATGTCTTGGAGGATATCGATCCGGAGACGTTTCATCCCACTCCGCTCCTGGAGAGTCTGGACCTCTCACACAACCAGCTCCAGAACTTATCTGATCAACGGTACTTGCTGTTAGCGCTGAACCTCAGAGACCTAGATCTGACCTTTAACATGTTCCACACCATGACCCTGGGGGTGGAGTTTCACAGCCTGACGAAGCTGGAGAGACTGGGGCTCGGAGCAAAAATCATCAGGGTGGAGGATTTCATCAACATCCCTGACGTACACCTGCAAACTTTGACCCTTCGTCTGGAGAATCTCACAGCCTATGAGAGCGGCAGCCTGAGTGACGTCCAGGCGGAGAAGGTCAGCATCGGCCTGACGAACAAACCCACCGATCGAAATCTGATCGCAGACGCCCTGTTGATGTTCAACGAGGTTGAGCTGATGGGTATGAACATCAGTGGCTACCCCAGTTACCTGGTGGAACTTGTGAAGGAGAGAAGGGCAGTCAACACCACACATCTTTACCTGACAAATATGGCCATCACCTGGAAGCACCTGACAAACACCATAAACGCTGTGTTCGAATCCCCCATCATCCACCTGAGCACTTCAGACGTGGCCATCCACATTCCACCTTTGAGTGACACCCCAGGAAGAAACACGTCCCACACTAAATCCTTCTCTGCCAGGCGAGCGGAGGTGGTTAGCTTTTTCTTCTCCCTGGAAGTCCTCTGTAACTTCTTCATAAACATGCCGGTGGAGCGCCTGGCGATGACTGAGACATCCATCATACACATGACCTGCCCCAAGTCGCCCAGCGGGATACTGCAGCTAGACTTCTCAGATTGTGCCTTGACTGATACGGTCTTCTCCAGAGTAGAACAGCAAATCATTGTAGAGTGTACAACCCTGAATAAAGTAAACACCCTGGTTCTGAGAGGGAACAACCTCAGGTGCCTTCAAACCCTGAGCAAGAGGGTCCAGAACATGATCTCTCTGCGTCACCTGGACCTCAGCCTCAACTCGTTGGTTTACAGCGGCCAGGAATGCCACTGGCCACCGAACATTATCCACCTGAACCTATCTTCCAATGGGCTGAGTGAGTCGGTATTTAGCTGCCTGCCGAATGGCACCGTCAGCCTGGACCTCCAGAACAACCAGATCTTCACTGTACCAGAGACCCTGCTGGCCCTGGACTCCCTCCTGGCCCTGGACCTGAGTGCCAACCGGCTGAGGGACCTCCCGGTGTGCGCTGGATTCCCACACCTTAAGTATCTCCTTCTCAGGGAAAACTCCCTCCATGCCCCATCTGTGAGCGTTTTGGAGACTTGCCCTGTTCTACAGGCTCTAGATGCTAGCCGAAACCCCTTCACCTGTACGTGTGGCCTGAGGGGCTTCAGGGATCTGGGTGCTGGGACTGGCCTGGGCAGCGGACACCCTGCAATCCAACTTCTCCACTGGCCAGGAGCCTATCGCTGCAGCTATCCCGAAGCCTGGAGGAACTCCACACTGGAGGGCTTCCAGATCCCTGAGATCTCTTGCAATGTCGGCCTGCTGGCAACGGCCATCTTGTGCCCGGCAGTGGCTGTTATCATTGTTATGGTGACTCTGTGCCACCACCTGGACGTTCCGTGGTACCTGGGCATGATCTGGCAGTGGACCCGGGCAAAGCACCGTGCCAGGACCCAGCAGGTCCGGCCAGAGGAAATGGAGGGGGTTGTGTTCCACGCCTTTGTGTCCTACAGCCAGCATGATGCAGACTGGGTCAAGGGTCAGCTCTTGCCTAATCTGGAAGGCTCCGGCGGGGGCCTCCACATCTGCCGCCATGAGAGGGACTTCGTCCCGGGGAAGACRATCGTGGAGAACATCATCCAATGCGTGGAGAGGAGCCGGCGCTGTGTGTTCGTCCTCTCTCGCCACTTCGTCCGGAGCGAGTGGTGCCACTATGAGCTGTACTTTGCCAGCCACCAGCGGTTGACCCGAGGGTCTGACAGTGTGATCCTGGTGCTCCTGGAGCCTCTGCCTCAGTACATGATCCCCTCCAAGTACTATCAGCTAAAGGCCATGATGGGCAGACACACCTATCTGGAGTGGCCCCAGGACAGGGGCAAGCACAGGCTGTTCTGGGCCAATCTCAGGGCTGCACTGCAGGCTGACCTGCCCACTGCACCTGTACGAGACGACATGgatgagtga
- the LOC111965621 gene encoding mitochondrial nicotinamide adenine dinucleotide transporter SLC25A51-like: protein MDVTTMDPESACTSQPQGSLGKGGGSLLSGRGLGAXLGPRGKHYVCGSIAAFTNIVVTFPIQKVLFRQQLHGVRAREAVRQLQRDGMRKLYRGLLPPLLQKTTTVAIMFGLYEDFSRVLLDQVPTGSGIPELVTRSFAAALAGTAEAVLTPFERVQTLLQDHRHHGRFQNTPHTFRTLLSEYGVKECYRGLVPILIRNGPSNVLFFGLRGPIKEQLPEASSRAGHLVNDFVCGGMLGAALGIMFYPLNVVKSRAQSQVGGAFRPCGEVLMTVWRERGGSVAMLFRGAHLNYHRSLLSWGIINATYELLLSVLILEGS, encoded by the coding sequence ATGGATGTTACCACCATGGACCCAGAGTCAGCCTGCACGTCACAGCCCCAGGGGTCCCTGGGTAAAGGAGGGGGCTCCCTGCTATCTGGCAGGGGTTTGGGCGCTGYGCTCGGCCCTCGGGGGAAGCACTACGTGTGTGGCTCCATAGCGGCCTTCACCAACATCGTGGTGACCTTCCCCATCCAGAARGTTCTGTTCAGACAGCAGCTTCACGGTGTGCGGGCCAGAGAGGCCGTCAGACAACTCCAACGGGACGGGATGAGGAAACTCTACAGGGGGCTGCTCCCTCCTCTGCTCCAGAAGACCACCACTGTAGCCATCATGTTCGGCTTGTACGAGGACTTCTCCCGGGTCTTATTGGACCAGGTGCCCACCGGCAGCGGCATTCCCGAGCTGGTGACGCGGAGCTTTGCGGCGGCGCTGGCGGGCACGGCAGAGGCTGTGCTGACGCCGTTTGAGCGTGTGCAGACTCTCCTCCAGGACCACCGGCACCACGGCCGCTTCCAAAACACGCCCCACACCTTCCGGACGCTCCTGAGCGAGTACGGTGTGAAGGAGTGCTACCGCGGCCTGGTGCCGATCTTAATAAGGAATGGGCCCAGTAATGTGCTGTTCTTCGGGCTCCGTGGGCCCATCAAGGAGCAGCTCCCTGAGGCCTCCAGCCGGGCTGGCCACCTGGTCAATGACTTTGTGTGTGGAGGGATGCTGGGGGCGGCGCTGGGGATCATGTTCTACCCGCTGAATGTGGTGAAGTCGCGGGCCCAGTCCCAGGTGGGGGGTGCTTTCCGCCCCTGTGGGGAGGTGTTGATGAcggtgtggagggagaggggcGGCAGCGTGGCCATGCTGTTCCGAGGGGCGCACCTCAACTACCACCGCTCCCTTCTCTCCTGGGGCATCATCAACGCCACATACGAGCTTCTGCTCAGTGTTCTGATACTGGAAGGGTCATAG